CGGCGCGCTTGCGCTTCGCCTCGTCGCGGCTGGTCGCGTACACCCGCAGCCCGGCCGCCTTCCCGAGGACGATCGCCGCGGTCGCGACGCCGCCGCCCGCGCCCTGGACGAGAACGGAATCCCCGGGCCGTACGCCGGCGTTGGTGAACAGCATCCGGTAGGCGGTGAGCCAGGAGGTCGGCAGACAGGCGGCCTGCTCGAAGGTCAGCCCGGCGGGCTTGGGCAGCAGGTTCCAGGTCGGTACGGAGACCTGCTCGGCGAAGGTGCCCTGGTACCTCTCGGTGAGCAGCGAGCGGGGCTCGCGGGGCCCGACGCCGTGGCCGCTCTGGCCGATGACGGAGTGGATGACGACCTCGTTGCCGTTCTCGTCGATCCCGGCGGCGTCACAGCCGAGGATCATCGGCAGCTGTTCCTCCTTGAAGCCGACCCCGCGCAGGGTCCAGAGGTCGTGATGGTTGAGTGAGGCGGCCTTGACGGTCACGGTCGACCAGCCGGGGCGCGGCTCGGGAGCCGGGCGTTCGCCCAACTCGAGGCCGTTGAGGGGCTGGTCACTGTCGATACGGGCTGCGTAGGCGGCGAACATGACCTTGACCCTAGAGCGGAGGCGGCACGCGCGGAACCTCATCGGTGTGTGAGGCGGGTCCCGCCCCCGCCGGGTCTCAGTCCCTGCGGTACTGCGCGGGCGACGACTTCGTCGCCGGGTCCTCGTACGCGCCCGCCGTGCCCCGGTCCACATGGAACGTGGTCAGGGTGGAGACGGCGGAGGCCGGGTCGCGGCGGTCGTCGATGACCCGCATATGGGTGCTGAACCGTTCCGGCGTGACCTCGTACACGTCGTAGCCGTACCGGTTCCCCTCGAAGTACTGGAGGTGCGGGTTGGCCGCGCCCATCAGGGGACCGTTCGTGGCGTTCCACTGCGCGTCGTACGCGCTGGAACTCACCGAGTGCGCGGTGAACTCCGTTCCCACGACGGGCGATTCGGTGTCGTCGTAGTCCGGCCGGACGTCGTCGACGAACGCGGAGTGCCAGTCACCGGTGAGCACCACGAGGTCTTCGAGGCCGCTGGTGCGCACATGCTCCAGCACCTCCTTGCGCTCGCCGAGGAAGCCGTCCCACTGGTCGGTGAACATGAAGCCGCCGCCGGGGCGGCCCCGGAGCTGGCTGAGCATGATCGAGTTGGCCCAGACGTGCCAGCTGTCGGGCGCGCGGTCGACGGTCTTCTTCAGCCAGGCCTTCTGGTCGGCGCCCAGGATGGTGCCGTCGGGGAGGTTCTGTGCGGAGCGGTACTGCCGCAGGTCGAGTACGGCCAGCTCCAGCAGGTCGCCCCAGCGGCGCACCCGGTGGATGTCGATGTCCGGCAGGACGGAGTCCCCGGCGCCCCGGTGCGGCAGGTGCTCGTACCACGCCTGGTACGCGGCGGCCCGGCGCCGCATGAAGGGGGCGCCGCCGCCCGTACCGCTGTAGTCGTTCACGACCTCGTGGTCGTCCCAGGTCAGGAACCACGGGTGCGCGGCGTGCGCGGCCCGCAGCGACGGGTCGCCCTTGTAGAGGGCGTGGCGCATCCGGTAGTCGTGCAGGGTGTAGATCGCCGGACCGTTGTGGTCACGGATGTCGCTGCCCTCGGGGCCGTGCTCGTAGATGTAGTCGCCGAGGTGGATGACGAAGTCGAGGTCCTCGCGGGCTATCCCGCGCAGCGCGGCGTAGTGGCCCTGCGGGTAGTTCTGGCAGTTGGCGGTGGCGAACCGGGCTGAGCGGACATGACCGGCCGGTGCGGTACGGGTCCGGCCGAGGCGGCTGGTCCTGCCGAGCGCGGTGAAGGCGTACCAGTACGTACGGCCCGGACGCAGGCCCCCGACCGGTACGTGCACGCTGTGCGCGAGGGTCGCGGACGCGGGGACGGTGCCACGCGCGACGACACGGCGCAGGGCGCGGTCCTCGGCGACGACCCACTGGACGTCGACGATCTCGTCGAGCGGCTGCTCGCCCGGTTCGGCGAAGGGCTCGGGCGCGAGCCGCGTCCAGAGCACGACGCCGGTGGGCTGCGGGTCGCCGGACCCGACGCCGAGCGTGAACGGCGCGTCGTCGTACGCCGATCCGAGCGCCTCCGCGGCCTCGCGGGCCTGCGCGGGCGAGAGGCCGGCGCTCAGGGGCCAGACCACGTTGAGCGCGCCCGCGACGCCGGCCGCCTTGAGCAGATCACGTCTGTTGAGGGTCACGAGTGCCTTCCCGTCGTGGTGAGCCGGAGTGAGATCTCGTCGGCGTAGCCGTCGTTGGACGCCCCCGAGCCGCTGCGGGTGAAGGAGAGCTGTACGCGGGCGGACCTGGCGCCCGGCGGCACGGCGGCCTCGGCGCTGCGCTCCAACAGGGCGGTGGCGCGGCCGCGGTCCTCGGCGGTGACGGGGCCGAGGACGGAGAGCGCGAGCGGGGTCCCGGCGCGGTCCCGGAACTCGACGGACAGCCTGACACCGTCCTCCTGCGCGGCGTACCCGCCGAGCCAGCCGCTCAGCACGTACCGGACGCGGCCGGCGTCGACGGCGCGGTGTCCTGCCGGACCGGTGGCGGGTATGGGCACTTCCTGCACCAGGCTGGTCACGCCGCTGTTCCCACCGGAGAAGAACCGACGGCCGGGCGCGCCGGGGCCGGGGTCGGCGGGTGTGGGGTAGCCGTCACCGACGTCGTACCCGATGATCGCGGGCGCGCCCTGCCGCACGACCCAGCCGACGACCTGCCCGACGGGCTCGGCGGTCCCTCCGGCCCCTCGCTCGGCATCACCGTTGACAAGCAGATTCACAAGCGCCTCCTGTCTGAGGATGGTTGGCGCGAGGATCTCACCAGGTGGGGGTGAATGGCGGGGGTTGCTTGTGCGGTGTCCGGGTTGCGATTGTCGGGTGGCGGGGCCCTCCGGGGGTGTGCGGGTTGCGGTTGTCGGGTGGCGGTCGGGGTTCGGGGCCTCCGGAGGGATATGTCCGGACGGCGTGATTTACGGCGCGTGCCCCGTTCGTTGGACCCGCTGACCCGGCTTGTTCACGCGCCACAAATCAGCCTGAGTGTCCGAACACACCCCTCCTGCGCCCCCGCCCCCCTCGCACCGTCCCGACACCCGCACAGACCAAAGCGTCCCCCTCCCGCGGGTTGGAAGGGGGACGTGCAGGGGTCGTGGCCGGACACTCAGGCTGATTTGTGGCGCGTGAGGAGCCTGGTTCCCCCGGGTCCAACGAGCCGTGCACGCGCCGTAAATCACGCCGTCCGGGCATGACCCCGGAGCGGCACCCGGCCACCACCGCAACCACCAGGCGCGGCGCCACAGGCGCCCGTCCCGTCGCCGTGCGGGCGCATTTCGAGCCCGTCCGGCGATTGAGGACACCCCGACCACCGGGCGGACCCGGTCAAAACGACCCCGCACCAACCGAGCCCGGCCGGCGATTGAGGCCACAACCACCCACCGGCGGACCCGGTCAGTCGACGCCCCGGCCCGCAGGGCCGCCCCCCGCCAGGGAAGGGCGACCCGCAGACAAGGCCTAGCGCCGCGCAACCCCCTCCGCCCGCGCCGCCGCCGCCACCGCCGACGTCACCGCCGGGGCCACCCGCTCGTCGAACGGCGACGGGATCACGTAGTCCGCCGACAGCTCGTCACCGACCACGTCCGCCAGCGCGAGCGCCGCCGCGATCTTCATGCCCTCCGTGATCCGCGACGCCCGCACCTGGAGCGCCCCCGCGAAGATCCCCGGGAACGCCAGCACGTTGTTGATCTGGTTCGGGTAGTCGCTGCGCCCCGTCGCCACCACCGCCGCGTACTGGTGCGCGATGTCCGGGTGGACCTCCGGGTTCGGGTTGGCCATGGCGAAGACGAACGACTCCGCCGCCATCGACGCGATCGCCGGCTCCGGGACCGTACCGCCCGAGACGCCGATGAAGACGTCCGCGCCCGAGAGCGCGGCCTCCAGCGAGCCGGAGAGCCCCGCGCGGTTGGTGAGTCCGGCCAGCTCGCGCTTGACGTCGGTCAGGTCGTCGCGGTCGGGGCTGACGATGCCCTTGCGGTCGGCGACCGCGACGTCGCCGATCCCCGCCTCCAGCAGGAACTTGGCGATGGCGACGCCCGCCGCGCCCGCCCCGGAGATGACGGCGCGCAGGTCTCCGAGCGTGCGCCCGGTGAGCTTCGCCGCGTTGCGCAGCGCGGCGAGCGTGACGACGGCCGTGCCGTGCTGGTCGTCGTGGAAGACGGGGATGTCCAGCCGCTCCTGGAGCCTGCGCTCGATCTCGAAGCAGCGGGGCGCCGAGATGTCCTCCAGGTTGATCCCGCCGAAGGACGGCGCGAGCCGCACGACGGTGTCGATGATCTCGTCGGTGTCGGTGGTGGCCAGCGCCAGCGGCACCGCGTCGACGCCGCCGAACTGCTTGAACAGGATCGCCTTGCCCTCCATCACGGGGAGCGACGCCTCCGGTCCGATGTCCCCGAGACCGAGGACCGCGGTCCCGTCCGTCACGACGGCGACGACCTGCGACTTCCAGGTGTAGTCGTTGACCAGCTCCGGGTTCTCGGCGATCGCCGTGCAGACCTTGGCGACGCCGGGCGTGTAGGCGAGTGACAGGTCGTCCTTGTCCCGGACGGGCACGGTGGCCTGGATGGCCATCTTCCCGCCGCGGTGGAGCGCGAACGCCGGATCGAAGGGCTCGTCGGTCGCGCCTTCGCTGTCGCTCTCACTGCGAGGATTCACGATCTCCGCTGCCATTTTTTTGACCCCTTAAGTCTCTTCATCAGTTGAGGGTGTCCACTCCTGGGTTACGGAGGGGTGGGCGGGCACCGCGTACGAGACCTGTTATCGGCGGTTGGAACGCCGAACAGGAGGATGTGCGTACGCGCGGGCGCGCCGCACACGCGCCCTGAGCCCCGGATGAGGGGTGTAGCTGTCCTTCATACCGGACGGGCCGGACGTCCACGTCTCCTTCTACAAGCGGTGACATGACTCATAGCGGAGTTTCGGGACACTTACGCAGCACGACACGGAACCGCCCGAAGAGACGGGACGGGACGGAGATCGTCCGGCCGGAAGAAGGCATTCCCGCAGATGGTCCGGTCTTGATGTGCCGGTCCGCTGGGAGACGGGGGTCACCCGTTATCCGATTTTGACATGACGGGCCCCCTGATCGGACCAGTCCGAATGGCAAGATGCCCTAATCAATCACACACGGTCGCGACACTCGATGGCGCGTGCCCACCGCGTGGTAAGTCCCTCGTCCGCCGGAGGATCCTCATCATGACCGCCAGCTTCACCAGTCGTACCACCGCCGGGAAGTCCCGGATCGCCGCGGTCGGCGCGATCGTGGTCGCCGGATCACTCCTGCTGACCGCCTGCGGCGACCAGACCGACAGCGGGAAGAAGGACTCCCCCGCGACCACGAAGAGCGCCCCGCTCGCCGATCAGCTGCCGAAGGCGATCGCGGACAAGGGCGTCATCAAGGTGGGCTCCGACATCGCGTACCCGCCGGTCGAGTTCAAGGACGACGCCGGCAAGACGATCGGTATCGACCCCGACATCGCCGACGCGCTCGGCAAGCAGCTCGGTGTGAAGTTCGAGTTCGAGAACGGCACCTTCGACACACTGCTCACGGGTCTGCGTTCCAAGCGCTACGACATAGCCATGTCGGCGATGACCGACACCAAGGCCCGCCAGGACGGCGTGGACTCCGAGACCGGCAAGAAGGTCGGCGAGGGTGTCGACTTCGTCGACTACTTCACCGCCGGTGTCTCGATCTACACCAAGAAGGGCGACGACAAGGGCATCGCGAGCTGGTCGGACCTGTGCGGCAAGAAGATGGTCGTCCAGCGCGGCACCGTCTCGCACGACCTGGCCAAGGCCGAGTCGACGAAGTGTACGGACGGCGGCAAGAAGGCCATCGGGATCCAGGCGTTCGACAACGACCAGCTCGCCCAGACCCGGCTGCGCGCCGGTGGCGCCGACGCCGGTTCGTCGGACTTCCCGGTCGCGGCGTACGCGGTGAAGACCTCGGGCGGCGGCAACGACTTCCAGCTCGTCGGTGAGCAGATCGAGGCCGCCCCGTACGGCATCGCGGTCGCCAAGGGCAACGACGAGCTGAGCAAGGCGCTCCAGGCCGCGCTCGACGCGATCATCAAGAACGGCGAGTACGACAAGATCATCGCGAAGTGGGGCGTCGACGCCGGCGCGGTCAAGGAAGCCACGATCAACGCCGGCACCTGATCCGCCCGGCTCCGAAAGGCAGCACCGTGTCTGTTGAGATATCGAAGTCGGACGGCCCCTCCGACGCGCCACCGGCGGGACCCGCCGGACCGGAGGCCATCAAGGCCATCCCGGTCCGGCACTACGGGCGGTACGTGAGCGCCTTCGTCGCTCTCGCGCTGCTCGCGACGATCATCTACGCGTTCTCCCAGGGAAAGATCAACTGGGGCGCCGTACCGGACTACTTCTTCGACGACCGCATCCTCAAGGGTGTCGGCCAGACGATGATCCTCACCGTCCTGTCGATGGCCATCGGCGTGATCGGCGGCATCGTCCTCGCGGTGATGCGGCTGTCGAAGAACCCGGTGATGTCGTCCATCGCGTGGTCGTACATCTGGTTCTTCCGCGGTACGCCGGTCCTCGTCCAGCTGATGGTCTGGTTCAACCTGGGTCTGGTCTTCGAGTACATCAACCTCGGGCCGATCTACAAGGACTACTGGGCCAGCTTCATGACGCCGTTCCTGACGGCGCTGCTGGGCCTCGGCCTCAACGAGGCCGCGTACATGGCGGAGATCTGCCGCGCCGGTCTGCTCTCGGTCGACGAGGGGCAGACGGAGGCGTCGCACGCGCTGGGCATGAGCCACGCCAAGACGCTGCGCCGCATCGTGATCCCGCAGGCGATGCGGGTGATCGTGCCGCCGACCGGCAACGAAGTCATCAACATGCTGAAGACGACGTCGCTGGTGGCCACCGTGCAGTTCTACGAGTTGCTGAGATACGCGCAGGACATCGGGCAGACGTCCGGCGCCCCGGTCGAGATGCTGTTCCTCGCGGCCGCCTGGTATCTGCTCATGACCTCGGTCCTGAGCATCGGTCAGTACTACCTGGAGCGGCACTACGCGCGTGGCTCGCTGCGCACCCTGCCGCAGACCCCGTTGCAGAAGATCAGGGCCAATCTGCTCTCCCTGGGCCGCCCGAACGGAGGCACCGCATGACCGCCATCGCGAAGACGACGAACGGCGCGACCGCGATGGTGAAGGCCGAGGCCGTACACAAGTCGTTCGGCGCCGCGCACGTCCTCAAGGGCATCGACCTGGAGGTCGCGCCGCGCGAGGTCTTCTGTCTCATCGGACCCTCCGGGTCCGGCAAGTCGACCTTCCTGCGGTGCATCAACCATCTGGAGCAGGTCAGCGCCGGGCGGCTGTACGTCGACGGCGAGCTGGTCGGCTACCGCCAGAAGGGCGACAAGCTGTACGAGCTGCGCGACTCCGAAGTGGCCCTGAAGCGCCGGGACATCGGCATGGTCTTCCAGCGCTTCAACCTCTTCCCGCACATGACGGCCATCGAGAACATCATGGAGGCACCGATGCAGGTGCGCCGTGAGCCGAAGGTGGTCGCCAGGGAGCGGGCCAGGAAGCTGCTGGACCGGGTGGGGCTCGCGGACAAGGCCGACGGCTATCCGTCCCAGCTCTCCGGCGGCCAGCAGCAGCGGGTGGCGATCGCCCGCGCGCTGGCGATGGAGCCGAAGCTGATGCTCTTCGACGAGCCGACGTCGGCGCTCGACCCGGAGCTGGTGGGCGATGTCCTGGACGTGATGCGCGATCTCGCCGAAGACGGCATGACGATGGTCGTCGTGACGCACGAGATGGGCTTCGCGCGCGAGGTCGGCGACGCGCTGGTGTTCATGGACGACGGGGTGGTCGTGGAGTCGGGCCATCCGCGCGAGGTGCTGACGAATCCGCAGCACGAGCGGACGAAGTCGTTCCTGTCGAAGGTTCTTTAGAAGGTTCCGTAGAAGCGGGGACGAGGGGTGTCACGGGCCGTCGGGTCCGTGACACCCCTCGTCCGTACCGCCTACTTCAGGGCGAGCATCAGCGAGTCCGACGGGGAGGACCAGACCGGGCGCGCCTCGCCGAAGCCCGCGTCGGTCAGGGTCTTCGCGTGCCAGGCGGCGGAGGGCGTGTCACCGTCGGCGTGCTCGCCGTAGATCGCGAACCGCTCGGCGGTCGGCCCCGCGAGCTCCGGGTCCTTGGCGGCGAGGTCCCACCAGTCGGCCCAGTCGACGGCGCCTTCGGCCTTGGCGCGGTCCATCTCCCGGTGCCGGTGGGCGCGTTCGGCGGCGTTGATGCGGGGCGTGCTGTCGTCCGTCATGTGGTCGGCGTTCATGAAGACGCCGCCGGGCCTGACGAGACCGGCGATCTGCCCGTACAGCACGGCCAGCGGTTCGCTGTGCAGCCAGTGCAGCGCGGTGGCGGTGAGGACTGCGTCGTACGACTCGTACGGCAGCTTCGCCGTCCAGTCGGGGTCCTTGAGATCGGCCCGCACCAGGGTCAGGCGCGTGTCGTCGGCGAAGTAGCCGCCGGCGATGGCGAGCAGCGCGGGGTCGAGGTCGACGCCGGTGCTGGTGGCCGCCGGGAAGCGCTGGAAGAGCCGGTCGGTGATGCTGCCGGTGCCGCACGCGAGGTCGAGCACCCTCGGTTCGGGTCCCACCAGGGCCTCGACCATGTCGAGCATCACCCGGAAGCGCTCCTCGCGGTCGGGCATGTACCACTCCTGCTGGCGGTCCCAGCTGTCCTGCCAGGCCCGCCAGCGGAGCCGCTCCGGCGTGGGCGCCCCGCTCACAGCGGTTCCCGCGTCCGTCCCCGTCCCCGTGTCCACCATCGAAACCCTCCGCTCCGTAATACCCTGTAGGCAAGAACAGCTATTACGCCGACCCTAGACCGCTGCGGTAAGGACTACAAGTGGAACTGGCCTCTTACTCGGACTACGCCGTGCGCCTGGTCAACACCGAGGAACCGGCCCGCGGTACGGACACGCTGACCTCGGTCGAAGCCGTCCGTGCCCTCTTCGGCGAGTCCACCCAGGCGTCGCGCCGCGCCACCGAGGCGGACGTCACCCGCTTCCGTTCCGTACGGGCACGGCTGCGCGCGATCTTCGCGGCGGCCGACGGGGACGAGGCCACGCACGCGGTCGACCTGCTCAACTCGCTGCTGCTGGAGTTCCCCGTCAGCCCGCAGATCTCGGGCCACGACTTCCTCGACGACGAGGGGCGCCCGCGCTGGCACATGCATCTGGCCGAGCACTCGTCGAACGCGACCTCCGGATTCGCCGCGATCGCCGCGATGGGCCTGGCGTTCCATCTGACGGAGTACGGGGTGGACCGGCTCGGCCTGTGCCAGGCCGCGCCCTGCCGCAACGCCTACCTCGACACCTCGACCAACCGCTCGCGCCGCTACTGTTCGGACCGTTGCGCGACCCGCGCCAACGTCGCCGCCTACCGGGCCCGCAAACGCCTGGAGACCGAGCGGTCGGACAGCACGGGCCGCAGCGCGGAGAAGGCCCACGCGAGCGCGCCGGCCACCGACCGCTGATCCTCGGCGCGCGGCCGGTAGCGGGCCCGTACCCGGCCGAGCAGCAGTTCGCCGGGGACGGCCCCGAACACCCGGCTGTCCCCCTCGGCCCCCGGATTGTCCCCGAGCACCCACCATCCGCCGTCGCGTCGCTCGACCAGCCGCTTCACGATCAGCAGATCCTGCTGGAGCGGATGTTTCAGTACGGCGATGTCCCCCACCCTCACCGGTGCGTGATAGTGCACCAGCAGTTGATCGCCCTGTTTCAGGGTGGGATACATGGACGGTCCCGACACCTCCGCGATCCCCAACAGCGCTCTCGGCTCGCGCCCGTGCTCCGTCATCCGGCACCTCCCGGTCCCACGGTACGTTCCGCCGCCGGTCCCGATCCGACCCCGGACTTTTGTCCTAAGCCCTAGGGGGCACTCGCGAAATCCGGCTTCTCACGGAGTAATGTCCCACCTGAGAAGACGATCACGAGGAAGGACAGCTCCATGCTTTCCCGCCTGTTTGCACCCAAGGTGAAGGTCAGCGCACACTGCGACCTCCCCTGCGGCGTGTACGACCCCGCCCAGGCCCGCATCGAAGCCGAGTCGGTCAAGGCCGTCCAGGAAAAGATGGCGGGCAACGACGACGCGCACTTCCAGGCCCGTGCCACGGTCATCAAGGAACAGCGCGCCGAACTCGCCAAGCACCACGTCTCGGTGCTGTGGAGCGACTACTTCAAGCCCCCGCACTTCGAGAAGTACCCGGAGCTGCACCAGCTGGTCAACGACGCCCTGAAGGCGCTGTCGGCCGCGAAGGGCTCGACGGACCCGGCGACGGGCCAGAAGGCCCTGGACTACATCGCCCAGATCGACAAGATCTTCTGGGAGACCAAGAAGGCCTGATCCATGGCCGGTCGGCCTGACCTGCGATCACGCCGGTCAGCACGCCTGCTGTTCCGCACCCGTTCCGCGGACGCCGCGAGTGGCGTCGATGCCGGAGCGGGTGCGGTCTTCTTTCTCGGGGGCGGGTGCGGTCGCGCGGGGGCCGTTCAGGTCCCTTCTAAAGGTCCTCGCAGATCCCACGGGCCTGCGCCAGGTCCTTCTTCACCTCGGCGTCGAAGTCGAAGACCTGGGCGTGACGGTGCTGCGCCCGGCTGAGTGAGTCCGAGAGCGGCTTGTACGCCGGGTCGCCCGCCGCCGCGGCGGCGGACAGGGTGACGGCGCCGCTCCAGCGGTTGAGGGCCACCAGGCCCTCGTCGCCCTTCGCCGTGAACTTCGCCTCGTCGAAGCCGCCGAGAGCGTCGCAGGCACCACGCGCGTCGGTCGCCGCACCCGACTCGGCCCCGCTGCCGTCCCCGGCGATCGCCCAAGCCGCCCCCACACCGCCGGCGCCCAGCAGGAGCCCGATCGCCACGGCTGCCAGCAGGGTGCCCCTGCCGCGGGGAGCGGCGGCGGAGCCGGGGGCATGTGCGGGTATGGGCGGGGCGGGTGAGGTGGGTTGTTCTCGCTGCATAGCCCCCGACCGTACAGGGCGGGTCGTCGTCCAGGATTCGGCCCATCTCCGCCACGCCAGGTGTCTCGACGGCCCCACCCATGACGTCGTACATGAAGTAACTCATGTGGCCGACCACCTCGTCCGAGGCCCGGGGGCGAGGACCGGTGGGGAGAAAATGTGCGCGGAGAGCGCATAGGCGGGGGAGGGCAGGGCACACGTCGCGTCGGCGAGCCCCCCGTTCGCCGATCCGGGAGGGGATCAACATCATGTCCATGTCCACCCAGTTCACGAGAACCGCCGAACCTCTGACGGGGTCACGGGTCGGGGAGCTTCCGTGGATCGAGGACGCGGGTCAGGTCGCGCCCAGGGACGCGCGTGAGTTGTCGAAGGTGTTCTTCCAGCAGTTGCAGGTCCTCGAAGAGGGCACCCACGAGTACCAGTACGCGCGCAACACACTGATCGAGATGAACCTGTCGCTGGTCAGGTTCGCCGCCCAGCGGTTCCGCAACCGGGACGACCAGCTGGAGGACATCGTCCAGGTCGGGACGATCGGTCTGATCAAGGCCATCGACCGGTTCGAGCTGTCGCGCGAGGTCGAGTTCACCTCGTTCGCCGTGCCGTACATCGTCGGTGAGATCAAGCGGTTCTTCCGTGACACCAGTTGGGCCGTCCATGTGCCGCGCCGGCTGCAGGAGTTGCGGATTCAGCTCGCGCGGGCCAAGGACCAGCTCGCCGTACGGCTCGACCGGGAGCCGACGGTACGGGAGTTGGCCGAGCATCTGGAGCTGAGCGAGGAGGAGATCGTCGAGGGGCTGATCGCCGCCAACGGCTACAACTCCGACTCGCTCGACCTGCCCGCCGACTCCGGCACGGGTGCCCCCGGCAGGAGCGGCGCCTCCGTCGCGGACTTCGTCGGTGCGTGCGACCCCGCCATGGAACTGGTCGAGGACTTCCACAGCCTCGCGCCGCTGCTGAGCACGCTGGACGATCGGGAACGCCAGATCCTTGAGCTGCGCTACGGGCAGGAACTGACCCAGTCCCAGATCGGCGAGCGGTTCGGCGTCTCGCAGATGCAGATCTCCAGAATCCTGGCCCGCACCCTGGCCAAGCTCCGGGACGGCATGCTCACCGACGGCTGAGCGAGCCGCCCGAGAGCTCCAAGTCACTCCGAGCCGCTCCGGACCGTATGAGCCGCGTCGACGCCGCCGTCCGCGCCCCCGGAACCGGCGGCGTCGACGTCCCGGTGTCCGGCGCGTCGCCGTACGGCGCGCCGGACGGTCATCCCGTCGTCCCGTCCGCTTCCGCCACCTCGGCCACCGCCGTGATCTCCACCAGTTGCCCGGTGTAGCCGAGGCAGGCGACTCCGAGCAGCGTGGAGGTGTGCGGGCCCGTGGTGAGGCCCGAGGCGTGGACGACGTCCCAGACCCGGCTCAGGTCGGCGGGGTCCGACGACACCACGTACACGTCGGTGGTCACCACCCGGTCGAGATCGCTGCCGACGGCGTGCAGCGCGGTCCGGAGATTCGCGAGGACCTGTTCGGCCTGGGCGGCGAAGTCGCCCGGTCCGACGAGGGTGCCGTCCTTGTCCAGCGGTACGGAGCCCGCCAGGAACGCCAGGCGTCTGCCGGTCTCGACGACCGCCGCGTGCGCGTAGCCGGGCGGCGGGAAGAGGCTGGGGACGACTGTGCGCCGCACCATGCGGTCGCTCCTTGGCTGTTGGTGGTCCGCGGGTCATCGGGGGCAGCGACGCGCGGAACGCGCGGTCACACCCGCGTGCCATTGTCGGCGTGACGGGCCGGTACGTCACCGGAGTTTCCGTCGGCCGCCGGGCGGGCCGCCCCGCCTCGTACGACCGCCACCGCGAGCAGCGCGACGGCGAGGCCGGCGGCCGTGGCCGGGCCGAAG
This window of the Streptomyces niveus genome carries:
- a CDS encoding CGNR zinc finger domain-containing protein; the encoded protein is MELASYSDYAVRLVNTEEPARGTDTLTSVEAVRALFGESTQASRRATEADVTRFRSVRARLRAIFAAADGDEATHAVDLLNSLLLEFPVSPQISGHDFLDDEGRPRWHMHLAEHSSNATSGFAAIAAMGLAFHLTEYGVDRLGLCQAAPCRNAYLDTSTNRSRRYCSDRCATRANVAAYRARKRLETERSDSTGRSAEKAHASAPATDR
- the sodX gene encoding nickel-type superoxide dismutase maturation protease, encoding MTEHGREPRALLGIAEVSGPSMYPTLKQGDQLLVHYHAPVRVGDIAVLKHPLQQDLLIVKRLVERRDGGWWVLGDNPGAEGDSRVFGAVPGELLLGRVRARYRPRAEDQRSVAGALAWAFSALRPVLSDRSVSRRLRAR
- the sodN gene encoding superoxide dismutase, Ni — translated: MLSRLFAPKVKVSAHCDLPCGVYDPAQARIEAESVKAVQEKMAGNDDAHFQARATVIKEQRAELAKHHVSVLWSDYFKPPHFEKYPELHQLVNDALKALSAAKGSTDPATGQKALDYIAQIDKIFWETKKA
- a CDS encoding RNA polymerase sigma factor SigF encodes the protein MSMSTQFTRTAEPLTGSRVGELPWIEDAGQVAPRDARELSKVFFQQLQVLEEGTHEYQYARNTLIEMNLSLVRFAAQRFRNRDDQLEDIVQVGTIGLIKAIDRFELSREVEFTSFAVPYIVGEIKRFFRDTSWAVHVPRRLQELRIQLARAKDQLAVRLDREPTVRELAEHLELSEEEIVEGLIAANGYNSDSLDLPADSGTGAPGRSGASVADFVGACDPAMELVEDFHSLAPLLSTLDDRERQILELRYGQELTQSQIGERFGVSQMQISRILARTLAKLRDGMLTDG
- a CDS encoding RidA family protein; the protein is MVRRTVVPSLFPPPGYAHAAVVETGRRLAFLAGSVPLDKDGTLVGPGDFAAQAEQVLANLRTALHAVGSDLDRVVTTDVYVVSSDPADLSRVWDVVHASGLTTGPHTSTLLGVACLGYTGQLVEITAVAEVAEADGTTG